The genomic segment tattgtttaattaaaaatatattaaaataattattttttgtttttaaaaagttattttttacattaacaaattaaaatgatttgaaaacattaaaaaatttatttttaatacataaataaaatttattttttttacatggtgTGTATTAAAGCTGCATTGTCAAGAAAAATATGTTGCGATGGTATTTTAATGCTCGCAACAGATGGCCGAGGGGGAAATCAGCAATTATTGAGACAAAAATAAAGGTGTTGCAAacctctaaaatattttatgaaaaataaatttatccttgaaaatgcaaaacaatTATACCAAAAGAATTTTAGAGATATCTAGTCTTACGAATGTTCACTATCCTATAAAGCAAgggactaaaataaattttgaatttttatcttgaataattCGATTCCCTAGttaacatttgaattttagATAGTCTTATCATTGTATCATCACTGTTGTTCAAAATTAGTATATCCTATGTATAATTAATTAGCGTTTGATTACTGTTGtggatctaaaaaaacaaagataataaaaaaaaaatagagacacaaacataaaaataaatatgtcgTTATAAATATGTTGTTAGGATAGTTTTAGAATGAATTTctgtacttttaaaataaaatatatgaagaaaacatgttttcagggacaatatttattattattttttcttaagatatcattgtaagaaaaattttaattttaaaattatccaacTAAGATATGTTTAGGTTTTAACATTCATAGGCTTGACCAAATAAAGCATGGGTtggcaaaaataattattcaagagCCAATGAATTATAAACTTAAATCCAAGCTCGGAATTATAATAGGTTggtcaaaatataatatttgttgcTCAATAAACCTATATCTAGGCTCAAAACCCGAGTACGAGTACCATTTTGCTTAAAATTTCTTCTCTCTATGAATATATATGCTCTTTAGGCTTAATCTCAATCTTAATCTCTCAACTTTCTACTTTATAAtcacaaagaaaattttgtttctttttatgtggGATGGAGTAGAGTTTTTTGTTTTACCAAAACACATCaactaagaattttttttaaaactaatctatcatttatttataatctatttaaatcatgttaatgatTTATGTTAATGAGTTTATATAGGAgattaaatgcaaataagattttaatctaaaaaataaatggattttattttttatttgattttgaatgtgCTCATTTACTATGTTTTTGAAACTAATTTTTTCCAGCACGtgtaacaattaaattaaaaagaaattaagatcgATGAACAAGTTGAAAAAATTCAAGGCCTGTAAAGGAAATAACGAATATGTCATGAATAGTTAGGTGAACAAGTTAATGCAATACAATGAACAACACAGTGCAGCTACagttaaatcaagtttttttaaaatttataacgaTAATGTTATTAGtttaagtgtatatatatactgtatatattattttgtgttcTGTTCCGCACATATTGTTAGTCAGACAGTATTGCTGGCAGCATCAAAGATTCCACTTTGCTTGGACATAAACATTACCcgtctcactttttttttctacgtCTTGGCCGTGCCCAAAATTctttattagtgtttttttttaattattattattaatttaaaaacattaaaatttaagattctttgctagtgtttttttaattattattattattattttacaacatAATTCTTCATTGTTATATGGTTGAAGTTTCCTGAAGGCTTTCtggcatagttattaaacccggcccggcccggcgggtcgacccggaacccggtcgacccggtggctggaccggtctgggtttaataaaagaccggccgtggcaacagcccggccaaacccgggtgacccggcgggtcaacccgagacccgggcgacccgggcaaacccggacgagacccggttttttttttttttaaatgtgggatttgaaacccattagtatatatacattatgttcccatgaaaaaaacaatgttttttcaatgtgggataaaaaaaccttttggtttaaatacttcaacttaaagggataacataatatcttttcaatgtgggatttgaagccctttcatatatatacactatgttcccatgaaaaaaaccatattttttcaatgtggaataaaaaaccttttggtttaagtacttcaatttaaaaggataacaaagtatcttttcaatgtgggatttgaagcccttttatatatatactccatgttcccatgtaaaaaaccatgttttttcaatgtgggatttgaagccctttcatatatatacactatgtccccatgaaaaaaaccatgttttttcaatgtgggataaaaataccttttgatttaagtacttcaacttaaaaagataacataatatcttttcaatgtgggatttgaagccctttcatatatatactccatgttcccatgtaaaaaaccatgttttttcaatgtgggatttgaagcccttttatatatatacactatgttcccatgaaaaaaaccatgttttttcaatgtgggataaaaaaaccttttggtttaaatacttcaacttaaaaggataatatattatcttttcaatgtgggatttgaaaccctttcatatatatactctatgttcccatgaaaaaagttatgttttttcaatgtgggatttgaaacccattagtatatatactctatgttcccaagaaaaaagttatgttttttcaatgtgggatttgaaacccattagtatatatactctatgtttccaagaaaaaagttatgttttttcaatgtgggataaaaactttttaaaatattcttttaaacttcataatatgtataatctatatttacatggattttttcatatgaaatattaaaactttaatttttttttaatttttccgggttaatccgggttgacccgagttgacccgggttgacccatgaaacccgagACCCGGCCCTTTGGCCTGGTCAAcccccgggccgggtttaataactatgctttcTGGTATTCAACACCACTCATCATCCATCGCCGATCCTGCCCGGCACGCTACGTTCTCATGGAGCTCACAAGAGTTGACGACTTTCTCCTTACTTAAGCTGTTCTTTCTGCAAGGAGTCCGACGGTAAAATATCTTAtagttttgattaaattaattaatttctttttggtCTTAAAGAAACCACCTCatgactttaattttcttttgattattattagtTACATGTCCGGCGCGATATCgcgagttaattatttttacattttaaaaatagttaagatttaaaagtgttaggttttttttgcaaagttataccaaaaaatctcaagtttagttgcaacgcctgacccaagagtaatgtttataatattaataataacattaaacttgggttaacccttagcataaaagtgtttggactgcaataccagacccaatagcattggacgtgagtctggctgcaaggttgtgtcataaaagtgtgataatttaatagattagttaaaaaaaaccaacatgaagaaaaaaaataatgaaaaaaaatatgaattaattgggttaacccttcaaaccaggttaactcgtcataccttgaatttgcatcgtgaaagtttgataattaaaaagaaaaaaacaaattaatgggttaacccagaattaactgggctaactcgtcaaaccaggttaacttgtcaaacccggaatccgtgtaatgaaagtttgataactaaatagaaaaaaaatttaacattaacaatttaaattaaatgaaaaaaattaattaaaaagaaaaaaaaagcatcagtcttttcactgtggactgcactgtgcagttcacAGTCAAAGgcatgaaaaaaactaaaggcatcagctgagaactacttagaaaaaaattaatattaataaactaaaataattaaaaaaataaaaggaaaaaaacctctaagaagaaaaaaaaattaaatagaaagaaatttaacattaacaaactaaactaaacgaaaaaaataattaaaaataaaaaaataaaaaaataaaataaaattcaggttaactcatcaaaccaagttaactcgttaaaccagggatccgtgtcatgaatgtctggtaactaaataaaaaaaatgaatattaacaaattgaactaaaaaaaaattaattaaaaagaaaaaaatctgggttaactcgtcaaaccatgttaacctgttaaactcagtatttgtgtcatgaaagtctgataattaaataaaaaaattaaatattaaaaaactaaattaaacaaaaatatttatgaaaataataaaaaaaattgacgggtcaacccggaattaactgggttcgcccgtgaaaccaggttaacccgtgaaactcggGATATATATCATgcaagtctaataactaaatagaaagaaatttaacattaacaaactaaactaaatgaaaaaaattaattaaaaaaaaaagaaagaagcaaaaaaaaatcccaaaaaacataaaaaaacagctaaaaaaacttagacaacttaaaaaaaaaacttaaagaatcagtgttttactgtggactgcaatacagtccacagtaaaacactgattcgTTTTagctatttataataataataattatacaaaatactAAGCTGTGCTGTCAAATCACTTTCCAAGATGCAttaaactataactaaaaggaatcagtgttttactgtggactgcacttttcaaattataactATTTAGTCCCTAAAAGTTTCACAAATCTAATTTTGatctaaaacattatttttcttatttgtatgTCCTTGGTTTGAGAAGGTATAGAGTCGTTGAATTctggtgataaaaaaaaattcttgattgacatcaattttaaccataaaaacaatataatttgttattaatggATTTCTTTTGATGGGAGGACttctattgatttgtttttccccTTGAAATTgccaaaacaaaaggtaaaacaTGGGAGAGGATTttacttttagttttgatttatgtttttatacgGGTTTTAGGGgtttttggttgttttattGGTGTGTTTACATCATATGAAGGTTGTTTAGGTGTTTTTGGTCTGAAAATTGCATTTGAAGATAAAAACACCTTCTCTGATTTTCTAGCTATCTCTTCAGTAGTCGAAAACTAGAAAAGCCCACAGTGTGTTgtctgcatttattttttatatataaaaataaagcaaacgacatgttatcttttctattttcaactaaaaaaattaagatcccATGTCTGCGAACTCTTTTTCAAATGGATTAGGTCTAGTAGTGTCTgacctcttttttatttgtttgtttaattgATAGCCttgttttatatgtatttttttaattaatcttattcCATGACATGTCTATAAACTAAAAATTGTTccttcttgattaaaaaaacaaagtgtgtACATTAAAGAGAAAATTGGAGTTAAATATTATAGCtatctatcttttatttttatttttgtgagaataattttctttttgtttttgaatttgattaccattaatagtttctttttagtttatcaGTTTAtacatttaataaattatttcatttaatgtAAATAGCATCTTTgtgtttctcaattaaaaagatCATGATATAGTAAAACATActtacaatattattttatttttctactatattttaaattaacttcaaatcCTATAAACGATGTTGCATtaacaaatcttttttaatttgctaatatatatgattttcattttattttattatatacaaGCATTAACTTGTTaatttatagttatatttttttctcagtgtaaaaaaatgcattaaaaatatttatatatttatttttttatattaaataaaaaatatctgattAAAAGTAAAGTACAAGACAACTAACTAAAATATAACAATTAGATAAAAGCAAACCTTATCATATAAAGAACTGCtttacttcatttttttaataaaaaaacagcattcatattattataatcataatcaaattataaacaaaacaaaaggacacAATGTTTTATATTGTTCACCAAGATACAAAATTATGAATTGTACACGGTCTGGACCCACGCTCCATGCTTTTATGAAAGCCTAAGCACACTGAGCAACTTACACTCACGCTCATAGTTTATGCcctttttttaaggttattttttttctctcttttttttcccctttaaaaTACCAATTTCTTCTTggttaattgtgttttttagataatttagttttacaaaaaaaaaattgagttttttcataaataatatggattttttagtttaatatttttttcttcttcttttttctattacATTATATCCTTCAATATCTAttgtttacatatttttttaatataatatttttaacatttgtaACTAAATTCTcactttattaatattattattatttgtttggatttttaaatttaattttttaataagttttatttttatatatgtagttCATTTTTCAAGTAATGATCTTATTAGTCAATGTATAAATTTCTGACAAGTGTCATAGGATTTAATAGAGTTAGTTGAATGAATCCACAAAAGATTTTTTACAAGGAAACattccacaaaaataaaataaaaaagaatacaagGGCAAACATGTCATCAACCCATTTTTAATGGTTAAATACATGGATGATTGATACATGGAAAAACACAACCTGCTACAAGGAAAAGACATCCTAGGGATCAgattgagaaaaactgagatgGTACAGCTTTCTTTGAGCAACGATCTTCAAACTGCAAGCAGTACAGGTACCTACATGAACATTTAACATTATAGAAAGAGGAAGGGCCCAGAAAGCAACACAAGGCAGGAGAAGGAAAATGGCCATGGCTTAGACAACTACCGCGAGGTCCACCGCAACCCTCAATGAAGATTTAAAGAATTCACAATAGCAAGCATGCAGCCATATACAACATTTTGAACACAAAATTAAGTACCAGTTGAACCCGAAGAAACACCACTGTCCGCAACTTTCTTTCACTCCTAAAATTTCCTTCATCCAAGATTAGCAGCTGGTATGGGATGATCGTGTAGAGAATGCTGCCACACAGCTCCTGAAAATTGTTAATGCACAAGCAAATAACTTGAGATACTTGGCAAGCAGCGTGAGGGCACTCTTAGCACATCATGCAATCTCTTTACCCCGAGTTTATAAAGAAAACTCCACCAGCTGACTCCACTGCAATAGAAGATCTTCGCAAAACTGGGTTACTCTCTTGCGACCTCCTGGTCCAATCAAAATCGTTGGGAGCATCGAGCTATGCTTTGGTGTTACAAAAAAGGGATTCAGTTTTCAGATAAGAGAAGCTGTTCTGAACCTAAATTCATGTCTATTTGAAATCAGTGCATTGCTTATTCTCAGAACATATCAACATGTAGGCACCAGGAACCATGAGCGCTTCATGGCCATAACCATCACTAAAAGATCCAAACTCTGTTTCATCATCGTCACTATCAATATTTTTTGGGGTTACACGGTTCTGATAACTTCTGCGCCGAACAAGATATGCATTGAAGTAATAGCTTACCAATTCTTCCCTGGTCTTTCTAGGAAAATACTTGTGTTTGTTGTCCCAGAAGCACTTGCCTGCAGATAAAAGGTTAAACTTGACCATATCCTTgaatctcttttcttcttcggTAGTCCATCTAAGTGAAACTTCCTCACCCATGCGATCAAACTGCCAATGATAGAACAAATGACCCAGTTCAAgcttcaatttaattcttttctcGGCAATATGAAATCTCACACATCCAACTGAACCTGGAAGCTGACAGCCACATACACTGGGTCTTCCATTTCCAATTGGATCCATGGCAAATACGGCATTATGGTTTTCACATTCCAAAGGCCATAATCGTGTGCCCAGCCATTTAGAATCACTCTCGGAAACCATGCTAGTCCACTCAGGGACTTCAGCTTGGAAGAGAGGGCCCACAGCAACATGCCTACGGACATGCCCATCCCCAGATCCATCAAATGTTGCGTTTTTGGATGATAAATCAACAGCAAGTTCTTGCTCCTTAAGGCCATTCTCACACTCTGTCTTAAGAGGGCTTGTAGATTTACTTTGAGGGGCAGAACATGAATTACAACAAGAGAATACGTCAGGTTTCGCTAGAGCAGGGAGCCGCTTGCTGCATCTTGACCTCTCTGCAAAGTGTTCACTTAGAACACTAACATCCTCAAACATGGATGGATGCATCTTTCGATTGTCCTGGAAGTTCATATTGTATACCTATATGACAGCAATTAAACTCAGTTGACTACAATACAAACTTCTGAATGGGATTTTCCAAAGAACCACAACAAGCATAACAGATATCTTCACAATTATTGCCTAGGCAATGCAGATCATCAAGATAGTTTAAAACAAAATGCATTGCATTTTGGATCATATTCAGGATGGCAAAAATTCAATAACTTCACATGACCAATAGTTGGCCCTTTTTGTTTGTCTCTGAATATGTGCATGTCCAAACGAACACTTAGAATTTCTTGTGCAGTCATTTGTTAGCACTACAAGCATATATCTTTACTTTGTCCAAGTCATGTTGataattatttgttaaaagtctaaatgcattgaaatataatgaTCTATCATTGGCTGATCAAGTGATTTAGCTCGATATCAACAGCCAAGAGAAGATATGGGTTCAGATTTAAATTCACTGATAAGGTTACTGTAAACAATGACATCTTACAGGGGATTTTACTCTTACGCAGCATTTAACTAGGATAATAGTCATCACGACGGTGACTTAAACCATGATATCTAACGTTGTTGAGAGGTCATGTGGTAGTTAGAGGATGAGCCTAAGCTTTTGGATCCTGCAGATCAGGGGTCCCTTCCTTGGAGTGACTCTCTGATGCTTGGGCCCATCTAGCTGTCATGTGACCTATCCACAACATTAGATATGTGACGATATCAATATCCCAAGTTAACCAGGAGTCAAAAGCATAAGTCGCTTTTAAGCATCAGGTGCAATCTCTGCCCCTGAGAGGTGTTATATTACGAACAAAAGTCAACAAACCCGCAAGCCAAGCATAAGGCCTGAGATGGGACAGCACATATTAAGAAGCTAACAATGCATCGAATTTGAGGCAACATCATCGTttccattttttgttttcttttcaatttgcagttttcattttccaaaaaaaaattggaagatgCATTCATAtgttaaaaactataatatatataaagaattttctatctagaaaattaaaatgtccaccttataattatttttcatagaaaaaattatgataatttaaatatacatctttgcattttttttcgtttaactCAGCTTAAAacttgttggaaaaaaaaaactaccaatAACTCTTCAAAAAATTGTTagatttttattggaaaaattttaaaaacaatatcaactatatatatatatatatatataatcttgaaATTTTCTATTATAATGAAAGCATGCATATAAGGGTAAGAAAttgtgtgtttttaattttagtttgaaaacCCTCAATAATTTATATAGGAAAACTATGAAAAATTATGTCAAATATTACAAACTCATCACGCATTTGACAAATGCAAAAATATAACATTTGAATAGGAATTCCTATTCTTTGTTCtccatgatttttaaaaaatgctagTTCTAACAACTAAACAGATCCATAACAACTATCTTGTGCATTTTAAAATTAGCAATGGCCGATAATCCATTCCAAAATCAAAAACCTCGCATTGGTATTTAAAACAATGGGTAAAAGTATAGAATGTACCTGCAAGAGTGATTGTTCAATGTTAGGATCAAAATGCCTTCTATGTAGGAGAGCTTCCCGTGCCCTTAGGGCTTGGAGCCACAACTCATTGCCTTTATGATCCTTCCACTTAAATTGTGGTGATCTTACTCCGATGGAAGGATCATCGGGACATTTTGCAATTTGGATCACCCAGTTAAGCATTCTTGTTAGAGATTCTCGTTTTCTCTTGCGAGAATTAAATTCTTTCTTAACAATGCTCGGATCCAAGATCACAACATCATCATCACtgtcattaaaataattatttctttcagCATGAAAATTTTTGTCATAATCACAATTCCTATTTCCAACACCATTGTGTACTCGATGTCCAGCTTTGGTGTCTAACAAACCTATTTTACCCTTCCCAGTATCCATCTCAACGCACCTGCCATTTTTCTCATACACTTCTGAAGCAAATTTACAATCCTCTTGCTTTCTATCACATCTATGCAATAATAAACTTCTGAGCTGCATCTCTAGCTCCAATGACGAACAACTCAGATTCCCATCACACTGACGCTTcccctttcttattttttcctctttacaACTCCTACTCATGCATTTTTCCAACTCATACAAGTACTTAATATATATCAACTTAACCGAAGGTGAAAATTGAAGTTCTAACCCTAACTCTTTAGCCACAAAGCTCCAAAAACCGTTTACCAAATCAAAGCCACCTCTCTTTCTCACAACCCAAAAGAGTTTGAACAAATCCAAAGATTGCCCATCACCAAGCAATGCTGGAATAGGCCTAATACACCCTCCTCCAGCGGCCTCATTCAAAAACTTTGAAACGAGTTCATCAAACAAGCATATTACTTTATCCTCACActcatcatcatcctcatcagAATTATCAATAGCAATACAATCCTTAGCCTCATCATCCTTCACATGATGATTAATATCTAGACAACAACCACCATCACCCTTGTATATATTAATAACATCATCAACACAATCTAAAGCAGAACCATTTGTCAAAATTGACCATCCTGCCATGAGCTTcaaattctatatattttttttaaaatcttcctTCTCTACCAAACCTCCTTGTATAtcacaaatcaacaaaaataaagaaaatccgTAAAAAAAGACAGCAACAaagttctgttttttatttgctcCGTTTTACCATGTTAGTCCAGACAACAAATCAAGCATTTAAGAGACATATCTGATACGAGAACTAAAAGTAGACATAAATCTTGAACATGGTAAAATATGACAGCACAAGAGCAGGTGTCAGGCAACCTTAACTCtactttgtttttcaagatAATACCTCATTTCCtggttttgagttgattttcccTTCTGAAGCCAAATATGTGCAACCCAAAAAAAGTTCAAGAGAGGGGACATGAGGGAAAGGAAGATCGAGGCTTGGCGAGtttgaaaaatagaagaaaaagaaaaggattagtGGGTGCCAGCACACACTAATACAATTGAAAAGTTTTGGACTTTGGGATCTAATTGAAGAATCTAAGATTTGGGGGTAGATGATAATTAAGATTAGAATCAAGAAAAGGAATGATAATTAActgaaaaaatccaaacttggaaaaacaattcagagcaaaatccaataaaaagaaTTCCTTTTTTCTGCCACCATTTTGTGGAATATATAATATCATAAGTTTAACAGGaagcattttatttttcacacatCTATGAGAGGGAGAGATCTTATATCACTTATGTCGAAAGTaaagtttagattttatttcataagtaggattaattagatataaatgtaatattttttcattccaACACACATATTAAATGAGATTATAATAGTTGAGACAAGACTGTCTTGAGTTTGACCACAAATCCTGATTAACCTTGAAATGGGAAGAAGTGGTGGGCTGAAAAGGAAAGACTAATTTTATTGAAGATTTTTTCCTGAAATTAATTTTAGCAAATATGCAACCACCTATTGGATATTATATTATAACCTGACAGATGAGATTTTTCGGATGGTGATTCCGAGAGTACAAGTATTATTTACGAAAAATCTTTCatgaaatatattttggaaATTCTCAATTATTGGATCTATTATTACccattttgaaagaaaaagaaatgcatatTGATTTACTTTCATTGTTAGTTGAGAAAAGTCATTAAATTCCTATCTTGAtggttgaaaaaattatattttatgagtaGGTATTATACATTATACATTATACATGAAGTTAAATCATATGAGAGTCTTATTTATCGAGATTTATTATATTGTAGATTGGAGCAGTGTTAGTAAAAGTCTTATTCGTTAAGATTCATGACACTGTAGATTGGAGCAGTATAGTCGCAGAGCTACTCTTGCCACATAAAGTTGCAAAGACTGCAGAAAGAGGGTGGGGTTGTCTTTTCATTGAGATGCATTTGACATTAAATAGATGATTTGGGAGACAACGACCGGTGCAAATTTTAGTGGGGCATGATGGGCCTGTAAACATCTAGCGCTGGGCCTATATGCCTTGCCACAAAGAGTTCCAAGAACTACAGGGGGTGGGGTTGTGCCCTAGATTGCAGACACCTGGTGTTGGGGTTGCATGCCCTCGGTGTTAAGGCTAGACCTCCGTGCTTGGCTGCAAACCCCTGCAAGCGAGTTTGCAAAACCATGTATATGGGGTCTGCAGAACCGTGCGCCTGGGTTTGGAGACCACCGCGCTGGGTGCAGACCAGCACGCTTGGGGTCTGTAGACCCACTCCACTAGGTTCGAACCCATTAATAATGGACCCAAAGCTAATGGATCTCACGTCAATACTCAATTCTCTTGGGTCTGGTGTTAGGATCCAAAGGTAATGGGTTCGGCGTCAAGACTCAAGGTTCTggagttttagttttctaaacattattatttttcattataattaaaagtattaatattaaaaatagtattatttatgttacaaatattattatttttattataattaatagtattaatattaaaaatattattattatgggtAATGGGTCATGTGTCAAGACCCAAGGCTAATGGATCTTGTGGGGGATCCAATTCTCATGGGTCCTGTGTCAGGACTCAATTCTCTTCGGTCAGCGAAGGATCCAAGGGTAATAGGTCCAGCATTTGAACCCAATTTGCTTGGGTCCTGCATCAGGACTCAATTTTCTTGAATCTCACGTCAGGACCCAAGGTTATAAAGTcttaaatttctaaatattattattagtattataaatattgttatttttattataattaaaagtatttttctcacaaaacactgtgaattgctacaactcattctattcagtctctaagtttttttatcaccaacacaactgtTTTTCCCTCAAGGAATAATGGTTTCATCGTATCTTCactttctattacttatctagcactagttcacaattataacatcaTCAAACACATTTGGTCCATAAACCCACGGCAGTGTGCGACATGTCatctagtaatttttaaaacaactgTATTGTGTTAAAAAGTGTATTGGAGCATTGATTAAAAATGTCTCTACtgtggtagttttttttttttttttgaaaaaattatttggctaattaaataatatctgtTTTTTACAttggattttatataaaattgggtttaaaatctaattttgtaAAAGctaaactaata from the Populus nigra chromosome 1, ddPopNigr1.1, whole genome shotgun sequence genome contains:
- the LOC133692126 gene encoding AT-rich interactive domain-containing protein 2: MAGWSILTNGSALDCVDDVINIYKGDGGCCLDINHHVKDDEAKDCIAIDNSDEDDDECEDKVICLFDELVSKFLNEAAGGGCIRPIPALLGDGQSLDLFKLFWVVRKRGGFDLVNGFWSFVAKELGLELQFSPSVKLIYIKYLYELEKCMSRSCKEEKIRKGKRQCDGNLSCSSLELEMQLRSLLLHRCDRKQEDCKFASEVYEKNGRCVEMDTGKGKIGLLDTKAGHRVHNGVGNRNCDYDKNFHAERNNYFNDSDDDVVILDPSIVKKEFNSRKRKRESLTRMLNWVIQIAKCPDDPSIGVRSPQFKWKDHKGNELWLQALRAREALLHRRHFDPNIEQSLLQVYNMNFQDNRKMHPSMFEDVSVLSEHFAERSRCSKRLPALAKPDVFSCCNSCSAPQSKSTSPLKTECENGLKEQELAVDLSSKNATFDGSGDGHVRRHVAVGPLFQAEVPEWTSMVSESDSKWLGTRLWPLECENHNAVFAMDPIGNGRPSVCGCQLPGSVGCVRFHIAEKRIKLKLELGHLFYHWQFDRMGEEVSLRWTTEEEKRFKDMVKFNLLSAGKCFWDNKHKYFPRKTREELVSYYFNAYLVRRRSYQNRVTPKNIDSDDDETEFGSFSDGYGHEALMVPGAYMLICSENKQCTDFK